DNA sequence from the Juglans microcarpa x Juglans regia isolate MS1-56 chromosome 5S, Jm3101_v1.0, whole genome shotgun sequence genome:
gagaagTGGATGCCGTAACAGTACGTACCCCATGGGCCAAGGGTTAATTGGTCCTTAGCAACCCAATTCCACAAGTACTGCAGTTAACTCTGAGTTGTCAGCCCACGGGCCTATGACCCATGACCCTTCTGGCCTGTTCACCTTATGGGCTAGGCTTGGCTCTTCTTCCGACCATTCAAGGAAAATTACTCAATGGGTGGGGTTTTTTATGAATACCAAATCCACCTAAGCCTCTGTAATTCTAATAACTTTAGAGcccatattttttaatttcagaatCTTAATTTTAACCGAATGAGACTTACAAGACGAAGAGAAAGACGAAGAGATGAGAAATGTTGTTCTTTATTATGaactttattactattcaattgTAGTCGTATTTTGACTGGCTTCATAAagagaaaatttttaaactGATCCGCCTGTCTTCTACTAAAAAATAGCTCACCAATAAATGAGGGCCACGTAGGCAGTCCATTGGAACACCAACATGACTGCATTATAAGAATTAGCCTTGCAACCCCTTCTAGCTTGTGTCACAGACCCTCATCTGAGTTATCTCCTTCCTTCACAAACCCCTCTGTGAGACAACGAATGGAGGCATCCGCATCCCATCTTTGTGAGCCATGAGCTCATTATCTATAGAAAACTCATTCAATTTTCAATCTTTAGTCTTAGCGCCAAATCTATCTCCTCTAAATCCCAAATCACGAGTTCTTGATGAAAGATTAACTCGCCTTACCGCCATGTGATTCACAACTATAACTCTTCtcaatcaaaaataaaactcaaaaatacaagaaatacaAACTCTGACCAACAAATCCAGAATACAAACCACAACACCCAAAATCGAgagtcaattttcttttttatttcttgtatttacttttaaactacaaccccaaccccaaaaccgaaaatttaaatttttaaagcaGACTAAGAGTCAATACAATACAAATTGTATATGAAAATTGATACAAATATGATCAATAATGGGTGAAAATCAGTAGAAGATATCTGAATAGGTAGACAAAACTCagagagaaaataatcaaaaggTTGCTCTTCTCTTAATTGTAGACGCATTTTTGTGATGTGGTGGGATATGTATAATCGGAGATGGCGGCCGATGAAACTATTGGCACCGAAACTGGTGGTTAACGTAATTGGGCAATGGATCTGAAATTTGGGCGGGGCATTCGACTGGGGTGATCCTCATGTGAAATATGTGGAATCGTTGATGTGACGGATTATAATTGGAGGCTGGTAATCCGGTGCAAAGCGGCTTTGCTTCATAAATGGTTCGTATTACATCATTTGTTGTAATTGGGATGATGAAACTCATAACAAACAATATTACCGACCTTATGAAATTAAATGttcttatataatttctttttttttttaagcgagagagagagaacaaaccCTTACAATGTCAAGCCTTTTGACATACAAAGATGCGTTTCcaattgaaagagagagagaataagtaTCATCAAGCTAAGGTATAAACATGACAACTTTTGGAATAATGCAGAACAGAACCGCATATGATGATCAGTATTCTCCATCTCTATCTATTCAGACTCGATCGGTACTAAATTAGCACAATCCGATAGTGCTGTGGCGATGCAACTGCCTGCAAATTGGCAACCAATTCAAACAGTTCCAtcctatatatgtgtgtgtgtacttGGGATCGAATTATTCTTTCCTTAGTCATATAAATGGCACGTCCTTTCGAATGTTTAATTCTCTGATTCTATTGACTCCCCCCATCGATTTTTCAAGCAATAAAGAGTAGATTAGTTTTACACTCTCATGAGCCTGATCGGAAAATATGCCACTGATTAAATGTCATTCTAGGCACGGTTGGAGGTCAATACTCATGGTGATATGTGTGGCGATGGAAGTTGCCTTTTCAAATCTTTATGATTTGTAcaactctcaaataaacaagttttgcgtagtcattttataaaaaagtagacacTATCTTGAAAAAATGTATTATCTTTTAgtggaattcatttttttacaaaatatttatgcagaacttatctatttgagatttgtacctaacattactttttaattaatttcgaTACCCGATAGGCCATTGGCCACTGATACAAAATGACTTGATCTTGTCTAGCCAAAGAGAAAAAACTACCAATATCGATCAATAGGGTTTAGGATCAGCGAAATTTTCAAAGGATTGTTAATTATTAACTAACCTTGTGTCTATATCTTTGGTTCCAAATTGGCAGTCAAGCCTGTCGAGGCTGAAATGTCCCTTCTTTGTTTTGGAGGGTCAGTTTCTACGGTAATGTCCAACTAAGAACAATGTAACAAGAAACATGTTGAAATGCCCTTTCGTCTTAGCCGAGAGTCGAGAGATACGTACAATGTtgctttttttaatatgtatgtTCTTGATCATGCCTatcttgttgatttttttttttttttttctcatttgtttaaTGCCCAAGATCTTGTATCTTACATGCTAAAACAAACACTTCGGCATCCTAATTTTGGCTCCAAGCAATGCCATAAATACCTTTTCAGCATCAAATCTTGTTCAAATGCGACCGTCATGATCGTCTCTCTTTGCTGCATTCGAAAACTACAATATTGAAATTACATATATATCtccgaaatatatatatatatatattattgtacgTGCATATGAGGAATAACCTTTATGAAAAGGTTGCATCGATGTACATGACCTACGTACCGTAATATGCATGTAGCTAGattctctttatatataattggtttgaaaataatcaaatgatTTTGAACCAAATGATTCTATGCATTATATATTGGGTTTTTTATTCAACAATGTAGGCAGCCTTCCTTGCTCCTAAGACTCCAAAAGACAAATAGTTGTCGTGCAAAACGAAACCATCCAACAGATTACATATTTTGCAATGGAAATAATTGGTTCGCCAATCTCCAATAATATGAagccgtctctctctctctctctctctctctctctgtgatctTATCGCTTTTGTCGAAACGTTTTCATTTGATAATTGGAATGGTGGTTTTTGATTAGGCCATTCCAGCTTCACCAGCTACAACAAATTCGATTGCCAACATACAATTCCTGATATATGTGTTAGGCATTGTAGACAAAATCCAGCAACCCAATTTGGGTTTACACAAGTACTTAAAAAAGAGATGTTTCGAAACATTTTTttactcatcttatttcattttcaaatatcactcaaatacaaatactttcaaactaattattacggtcctgtttggatacaataagtgttttatcttatttcatctcattattataacttttccaaattcttatataaaatatattaaacaatttaattttttcaaattctaaaatattaataatattaaaaaataatattctaataatattttattcatatttcaaCTCGTTATTcatataactttctcaaactatccgacaaaaactaaaaaaagtaattaaacttttttaaattctaaataaaaaagtatattataacaatataatattattatattatattatataataaaattatattattatcaaatAGACAAGTATTGCACAGATGTTTCGTAAGAAAGtagatttcattaaaaaagaatgatttttttacatctttttaATATAGAGTCTACTTTTTCATGAAGTTTTGTATTGAATTTGTCTTTGaacttgtataaataatttatctaaaaagagaggcaaataattgtgaaaaaagTAACGACTATCAGTGCATATGATGCTTGTATTGACAGAGAAATCCAGAAAAGTACTTCATCTTTCTATATCCCTTTGAAGTTTCAGCTGACTAGGACATGGAACAGGGTTCTTCTTAAATCACAAATGAAATGCATGGGGTTCGGCCGAACAAGGAAACAAAAGCATGACTCTCGAATAGTGCTAGTTTCCTCTCTACCGGCATTGTCCATATCAATCTCCACAAGCACCAAACTAAACATCAACCAAAGGAATGAAAATATTGCAAACTGTCATTTGTCTTCTCTTCCCAAGGCTAAACTGCCATTAGACCCCTTTCAACTTGTTTACAAATTCTTTATTCTCTTCCTGACAACATCTTCGAATTACATTTCAATTAACTGGCAGACATCCAGCCAAACTCCCACACCTTCGCTCAGAGATTTGGAGTTTTGATCCTGAATACTAGAGCTGGAGAAATTTATCGAATAGAATTAAGACAGACAAAGAAGGAAGAGACTTCACCTTCTCAAAAGAATGAGTGGGATGCAATTTTAAGAGATAACGCACTCAGCCGAGTATCAAATCCCCGTTAAGGGTCAGTATCAAATCTAGATCTTTCTTGATCACTCACTAGGAATCCCTAAACAATGGGAATCTTAAATTTGCAACCTTTGAACATCACATAAGAATGGTCAGGTCCGATAGACAATTATAATACATTTTGTATGGTATGTCGTCGCCATCGCTTCAGACGAAcaatttgaattcaaaagaTCATTACAAACAGCTTTATCTGATTTGGGACTCGGATAACACACGTAAGATATTCTTTTAGTGATCTTCAAGGGGCTGAAACTTCACCTAGGCATCAAGCTTTCGGCCTAAAACACTACACAGCATTTGATTCGAACACTGCTCAGACAATGACATGGAGGCACCGAGGCAAGTACAAGaataatgtgttttttttttttccctattgttACCGCTGATAGTAGCCCTATTTAGTTAGAATAGTAATACAGGCCGTTTAAATATCTTAACTTGTTATCTTCTCAAATGATTTTATAGGCTGCCTGAGATTACAGCGATATGCCAGGCaatctttattaattttattgtattcttGGTTTTTTTGTTGTCTCTAGTGATTGATGGCTGCTTTTTGTTTTAGGTTTACTTTTTGATGATTCGATTTGACTGAAAATCGATTCGATGAACTGAATACGAATTGTCTTTTCAGGTTAATTTTTTTAGTggtgtttttaataattttgaggAAGTATTAGTTTTTCAACAAAATGTAGTGTCCAGAATTcttaaaattagggtttttgaattcCAGAGCACCTGTACAAGGATCACTTTCACGCCTTTAATGTTTCGCAAGGGGAACTCAGATTTGAAGATTATCAGAGTCTGACTGTTATTACGATAATGAAAAACTGGCTATGTGTCGGTATATAAATAAAGGCTTAGCAGCATTAGTTTGTGATTTTAGAAACCGTCAGATTCTCAAACAATGGTATTATAGTCGATCTACGATCAATCTATTTATGTATTCGTTGAAAGGCCACTAGATCGTGTGGATGGAATTGGAGATCGTTAAATCCACTCATGTTTTCTCTACTTGTGCAGAATCTTAAAATACAATACAAAGTCCTCTGTGTTTTTACTGTAATATTGTAGAGCAATGAGTATGAACTTTTCTGGCAATTTCCAGATATGAGATACCCAGTTTGCCAGATGAAATCTCAAGGAAAGGGGAGGGGGATTCGTATCTTTTATTGTGAGGGAAAGTcgagtttcttttattttataccaTCTTTTTTGGCTACTAAATTGACTTCATTCGTATCCAGTGTAGGAATAATCGTAGATTTATAATGAATTTATGCCAGTATCTCAGGTTAAATTGTTCAGCTGTAGATGCTTATTACAATATTCtccaatatttttaatgataaattacCAATACTGCAGGACATATTTTAACTTCTACTTAAGACCCATAAAGCCCTTTcaatattttggacttttttcatttctattttgttttccttttctctttggtGATTGAGACATTTTCCCATTGGAGTTTATGAATGGACAAGTTTCTGTTAGCCCATTTGTTTGTCTTCGAaagatttgtatttttataagcgTTTTCTGGCTTTGGTTCTGTCAATAAATAGATTGCAGTTCATTCCTATCCTTCATTATGGGAATAAATAAAGGCCTTTCATATTGCTTTTATACAAATCCTATTCATATCTTAAACCTGAAGTTTCCCAGAATATAAGTGAGAATTTTATGCTGCACATCAGAATTTAACCCTGTTGTTGTTTGTCCATCTGATTTGAATcttctcttttctattttccGTATATTTTTCCTGTGGCTTTTCCTTTCTGAAAAACATATAAAGAGAACAAAAGTTGATGTAGTTTTGGATGGTAGACAGGATATTTGAGCAGAAATCAGCTCTGCTTGCTGTTGTTGTTGGGATAGCTGTGTTGCAGTTTTGGTCATTTGTAGATGAACACTCAGAAGATAGATTGCCGCGAACCAGTTAGCCAGAACTATGAACTGATCAATGATCGTAGCTCTGAATTTGCTAATTGTTCTTCCCAATTATTTGGATCCAAACAGTCTTGGCAATTCAGAACTGGTGCTCAGCCACCAACCATGGGTGGAGGATCACAACAGCAATATATTAGGCCTGCTAGATCATCCAGCACAATTATGAGCCGCTTTGATTCACCAGCTTCTGCTTTTTATGCAACCGAACGCTGCATGGGAATTCAACAGTACGATAGTCCAGTTGATGACCCCtctttgttttcccaagttTCCAGGACTTATGATTTGCAGTTCCCTTTGTATCAATCTTCTGGGGAAGACTTTTCCATCGATTCAGCTCATCAAGATGATTCCAACTTTGATTTGAGAAACACCTTGCAGGCAATGGTGAAATCTCAGTTCTCTTGTAATCAATACTATGGATCCTCTGTAAACAAAATTTCAGGCAGCAATTCACCAGGATGTAAGCTTCTTCCACATGAACAAAATAAGTTGCTTGGTGATGATACTAACTATGGTGGGAGGCACCTTTTGATTCCTTTTAAAGGAAATCAGGACGATATGGTATATTTCCTCATTCAGAGCTTGTGTACTTTCAATTCTTTACATGCAATAATTCAAGGTTGGCATCATTCCTAATGTGTAAAGATCGTTCTGATTATGGCTAGGTAATTTTTCAGGGCAATTGCAATTCACTTGCTTCCTCGCCCCCACAGCTGGGCTGCTCCTCTCAGCAAGAGAAGCAGTTTTCAAGACTTTCCTCTGAAAATATACCCCTTACTCCTGGCCATTCTGCTTCAGCCGGGGCAGTAATCTCTAATAAGGCAAGAATAAGGTGGACTCAAGATCTTCACGAGAAATTTGTTGAATGTGTTAATCGCCTTGGTGGTGCTGAGAGTAAGTCATTTGATATAAGCTTCATCAAAGTAAGAAATAAACCATTGATCTCTGATGATTTTTCCATGATGTACTATAGAGGCAACGCCAAAGGCAATACTAAAGCTGATGAACTCGGATGGATTGACcatttttcatgtgaaaagtCATCTTCAGGTATCAAAGCTTTCTAAAGTACTGTAGATGTTACCCGTAATATTGTTTCAACTTCCCCCCACAAATTagattcattttctttgttcCCTGTAGAAGTACCGAATTGCAAAATACATACCAGACTCAACAGAAGGTAATGCCTGTAACAATTCTGGTATTTTTCGGAAGAGATTTATTGTGCTTGATTCCTTTGCTCTTAGCTGGCTGAACTTTTTCAAGTATAATTTAAGAAGGGTGGAGTAATTTATGTTTTTGCTTTGCATTTTGTACATGAGTGTCACTATCCTCTCATCATGAGGagattcctttatttttctttttatttgcatTAAATTTCTATGGAATAATTGGgttcatgatgatgatgatgatatctGTAATTAGATCACAACAGCCCTAGCATTTATAGATGATCattctcattattcaaaccacTTCAGAGAGCCATGCACAGAGTGCTTTTAATAATAGGCTGGCCTTTTTTTCTCAGATCTGACAATCAAGCATTTGAGGTGACCCTTAATCCTCAATGCAAGGAGCGTTCTTTTGATTTGCAaactaattagaaaaatgaccACTTCTCTCTCGTTGTTGAAGGCGGAACTCAAAAAACCTTGAAGTTATGTTTCAgattaagaaaacaaagtttAGTTTTTGCGACTCTAATAGGCTAGAGTTATTTGAGATGATATTAATGCTAGCGGTTTCCCCCTTTACTTCCTTctatacaaatattaacatgGCACAAGCCATCACAAAAGTATCCTTAACCTTTCATGTTGGTATGATCAATTCCCTGAAATGATCAGGCCAACGTCATTAAAGCGAACTGAAAAGCAATTCAGAATCTATTGTTTTAAGTTTGTGTGTACATTTGTCTGTTCCACGGTGGGGGAGGGGATTTTTGGAATCGGTTGACAAGAGTTGAGCTTGCCTATTTTATACGCAAAAAGCCTCTGTTGAATTATAGATTTGATATTGGACCCCAAATCACTTGCTCTACTAATCAGAAACATGCTGATTTCCCTTACCAATGGTATGATGGCTCAGCTGTCAGACTGATATTGACCCTGTCTGCAGTATGTGAGCCATTCTAAGAAGGAAACTTTTTTACCATTCTTGTGGTCACCAGCAAGTGTTTGCTTAGCTTTGCTGACTTTCATCAATCTACATTGCTCTTTTCTTTGAATAAGATTACAATGAACttgatttagaaataataattttgattagAGTAGCCTTTTCTATTGCAGGAAAATTGGAGAAAAGAAACAGTATGAGCAATGTACCCCTGCTCGATGTTAAAACGTAATGTTCATGAATTTTATTCTATTGTATTGGCATCCTACTCAAAACACAATTCTCCTTTTAAAATTGtaattctttgaaaatttttgtttggttttatttttcttttcttcttctttattgcTCTGTACATAACCCTTTAGCAGTATAACTATATTCTGAC
Encoded proteins:
- the LOC121268339 gene encoding myb family transcription factor PHL5-like isoform X2, which translates into the protein MNTQKIDCREPVSQNYELINDRSSEFANCSSQLFGSKQSWQFRTGAQPPTMGGGSQQQYIRPARSSSTIMSRFDSPASAFYATERCMGIQQYDSPVDDPSLFSQVSRTYDLQFPLYQSSGEDFSIDSAHQDDSNFDLRNTLQAMVKSQFSCNQYYGSSVNKISGSNSPGCKLLPHEQNKLLGDDTNYGGRHLLIPFKGNQDDMGNCNSLASSPPQLGCSSQQEKQFSRLSSENIPLTPGHSASAGAVISNKARIRWTQDLHEKFVECVNRLGGAEKATPKAILKLMNSDGLTIFHVKSHLQYRIAKYIPDSTEGKLEKRNSMSNVPLLDVKTGLQIKEALQVQLDVQRRLHEQLEVQRKLQLQIEEQGKQLKMMFDQQQKTNSSLFPNHNLDTSSAEPSNSQEVQVPISEGSRNPLFPSKIS
- the LOC121268339 gene encoding myb family transcription factor PHL5-like isoform X1 encodes the protein MNTQKIDCREPVSQNYELINDRSSEFANCSSQLFGSKQSWQFRTGAQPPTMGGGSQQQYIRPARSSSTIMSRFDSPASAFYATERCMGIQQYDSPVDDPSLFSQVSRTYDLQFPLYQSSGEDFSIDSAHQDDSNFDLRNTLQAMVKSQFSCNQYYGSSVNKISGSNSPGCKLLPHEQNKLLGDDTNYGGRHLLIPFKGNQDDMGNCNSLASSPPQLGCSSQQEKQFSRLSSENIPLTPGHSASAGAVISNKARIRWTQDLHEKFVECVNRLGGAEKATPKAILKLMNSDGLTIFHVKSHLQKYRIAKYIPDSTEGKLEKRNSMSNVPLLDVKTGLQIKEALQVQLDVQRRLHEQLEVQRKLQLQIEEQGKQLKMMFDQQQKTNSSLFPNHNLDTSSAEPSNSQEVQVPISEGSRNPLFPSKIS